A region of Pseudorasbora parva isolate DD20220531a chromosome 14, ASM2467924v1, whole genome shotgun sequence DNA encodes the following proteins:
- the LOC137040462 gene encoding claudin-7-A produces MTLQLIGFIMSLGGLCGLIIGTFTNEWKTMGYQNDKSMNRENYEGLWMECEVTRSSSIDCTSFNSLLHQNFEIRLARVIMITSIVVSSLGLLIAVFGLRCTRCLDENKRSKDRAAFAGGILSVCGGLLALGLTSWFMHGIIDDFYQEESPKEKFVIGRSLIGAFLASLLCLSGGMLLCACSVTHLRFNGNLSKHPVSKNPGKEYV; encoded by the exons ATGACGCTTCAGCTCATTGGTTTTATCATGTCCCTTGGTGGACTATGTGGCCTAATTATAGGCACATTTACAAACGAATGGAAAACCATGGGATACCAAAATGACAAATCCATGAATAGGGAAAACTACGAAGGACTGTGGATGGAGTGCGAAGTAACCCGTTCGTCTTCCATCGATTGCACAAGTTTCAATTCTCTTCTTCATCAAAATT TTGAAATTCGGCTGGCTCGAGTAATAATGATCACCAGCATCGTCGTTTCAAGCCTTGGTCTGCTGATAGCCGTTTTCGGCCTCAGGTGTACGAGATGTCTAGACGAAAACAAGCGGTCGAAGGACAGAGCTGCCTTTGCAGGGGGAATCCTCTCTGTGTGCGGTG GTCTGTTGGCTTTGGGCTTAACCAGCTGGTTTATGCATGGAATTATTGATGATTTCTACCAGGAGGAATCACCTAAGGAAAA GTTTGTGATCGGCAGGTCTCTGATTGGTGCATTCTTAGCATCTTTGCTTTGTTTATCCGGAGGCATGCTCCTATGCGCCTGCAGCGTAACGCACCTACGATTCAACGGAAATCTCAGCAAGCATCCTGTCTCCAAAAATCCTGGAAAAGAATATGTTTAG